From the Theobroma cacao cultivar B97-61/B2 chromosome 2, Criollo_cocoa_genome_V2, whole genome shotgun sequence genome, one window contains:
- the LOC18610032 gene encoding small nuclear ribonucleoprotein Sm D2, with protein sequence MSRPMEEETTKNEEEEFNTGPLSVLMMSVKNNTQVLINCRNNKKLLGRVRAFDRHCNMVLENVREMWTEVPKTGKGKKKALPVNKDRFISKMFLRGDSVIIVLRNPK encoded by the exons ATGAG TCGGCCAATGGAAGAAGAA ACGACAAAGAATGAGGAAGAGGAATTTAACACAGGACCACTGTCCGTTCTGATGATGAGTGTTAAAAATAACACTCAG GTTCTCATCAACTGTCGTAACAATAAAAAGCTTCTAGGCCGAGTGAGAGCCTTTGATCGGCACTGCAACATGGTTTTGGAAAATGTCAGGGAGATGTGGACTGag GTACCAAAGACTgggaaaggcaagaaaaagGCACTTCCAGTTAACAAGGACAGATTCATCAGTAAGATGTTCCTTAGGGGAGATTCTGTTATAATTGTTCTTAGAAATCCCAAGTAA